The sequence below is a genomic window from Paenibacillus sp. DCT19.
CGTTTCCTCAAAAGATGCTGTGGAAAAGCTCGTAACGTTCTATCCTCAGCAGAAAGAACTATCAGTCAGCCTCCCTTCCGAATGGGAAGTTGTTACGGAGGAGATCAGCCCGTCCCTTTTAAAATTAGCTACAAAGGATCAAACGAAATCACTTCGAATTGACCGTGTGAACCGTGAAGACTATATTCCAGACATGTCATTGACGGATTATATGGTTCGGCATCAGGAAAACATAAATGCAGCACAAGAGTCAGTAGACACAAGTGATGAGGTGATTAGAACAAGTCAGCTGATAATTGATCAAAAAGAAGCCTATGTAAAAGAAGGACGCACGAAATATGGCAAACATCAATTCGGATACATCACAGCATTTCTAGAGACGGATCAGCATTTCTATATCATTACATATACGAAGATGTACCAATTTACGGCAGTAGATCAGGAGTTTTTTGAACAACAAGTGGCTAAGCATCTCCGTATTTTGAATGACCAGCCAACGGACTATAGCACATCTTCGACAGAATTGGTTGCCCATCAAGGAAAATACGCACAGTTCCAGATTAGCACACCTTCCAACTGGCAGGTTCATGAATTTGATCTATCGGAATCAGCGCTGGATATATCTTTGGCAGAGAATAATGAGCAGTTGTCGATATACCTTGCATCCAAGGATGAGTTCAGTTCAGATCTAACATTAGAGGATTACGGGCGATATGTCGCTGAAGTCTACGCGGATGGTAAGGATACTCCAATACCAGAGATGATACCTGTTGAGATCAACGGTCTGAAAGGAATACAGCTGGAAGGACACTACGTGGATAATAAGCGCCAAACCGCTGAGTTACGCACCATTTTGGAGTCACCAAAGCATTTTGTAGAGATTATATTCTACACCACAGAGAGCAGATTTGATCGGGTGAAAAAAGACTATGAAATGTACACGAGTACGTATGTGGAGCCTGAAAAGTAACATTCACGAACGACGTGAACTTGAACTTGTGTCAGCACAGTTCACTGAAATAGCTCAAACTATAATATTACAGCGGTTCTTTGGATACGGTACGTCGTATCTAGGGGATCGCTGTTTTGTGTATGACATACCAACATGTATTTTGCTTTAACAGTTAAGTCATCATTTTGTATCTTTGGATGTACAGTTATGACATCATATCTGCATGTTATGACTATATAACGTAAGTATTTTAGCGGGATGCTACACTCAATTTACATACAAGGCATGAAGTGATTGGGAGGTAGTATTAATGCAAACCGTATTCGCCGGAGAGAATATTCAGTTCAGTTATAACAAGAAGAAACCTGTATTAAAGCAACTGTCAATATCGGTGGGGGATCGTCAAATTTATGGATTGCTTGGCCCCAACGGTGCGGGAAAATCCACGTTAACCAGAGTGATGTTGGGACTAGATAAGCCCCAAAGTGGGAAAATTCAGTGGTTTAATGAATATCTCAATGCAAGTACAAACAAACGTGTAGGATACGTTCCACAGGATCTAGCGTTGATCTATGATTTATCTGCCTATGAGAATGTGTTGTTTTTCGGTAAGTTGTATGGATTAAAGGGAGAACGTTTGAAAAACCAAGTTCGCTTCGCGCTTGAATTCGTGGGACTGTGGGAAGAACGCAAACAGAAACCTAAAAAGTTCTCCGGCGGTATGAAAAGAAGGCTTAACATCGCATGTGGTATTGTCCACAACCCGGATGTCATTATACTTGATGAACCAACGGTTGGTGTTGATCCGCAATCCCGTAATCGCATCTTGGATGCCATTACAGAGCTGAATCAGCTCGGAACCACGGTTATCTATATCTCGCACTATATGGAAGAGGTTGAGAAGATCTGCTCTCATGTCGGTATTATGGATGACGGACAATTGTTATGCCAAGGCAAGTTACATGACGTTATTCAGGAGTATACCGATCAGGCGATCATTCGATTGGAGCTACAGCAGAAAAGTACAGCGTATGCCAAGCAGCTTGAAGATTATGTTGTACTACTGTCAGATGGCAATCGTGTAGAGCTTGGTGTTCCCAAAAATGATATAAACACGTTAAGTCAGATCAGAGAATCTTTTGGGGAAGACATGAAGAGCTTTCAATATATAACGCCGAATCTAGAGCAAGTTTTTTTTCAATTAACCAGAAAGAACTTGAGGGATTAGAGCGATGTGGACGATATTTGCTACCAGTATGAAGCGCAAGCTTCAGAACCCTGTCGTGTTTGTAAATTATATTCTGCTGCCCCTGTTGTTAATTCTGATTCTGGGCAACGCATTGTCAGGGGTATTCCAGTCAGAGGATCAGGAATCGAAGCATTCTCTGATCCCACAGATCTCTACTGTTGTTGTGAATGAAGATGATGGTGAAGTCGGCAAAAATGTAGTTGCTTTCTTGAGTAGTTCTGCCAATGAAGAGATGTTCGACATCCAGATACAGACGAGTAGTGAGACAGCTATGAAAATGCTCGAGTCTGGTCAAGTGGAACAATTTATCTATCTGCCTAGTGATCTAACGCTGGACTATGAAGCACATCAGATTGGTAATATCACTGTATATGGGAAAGACAATCATATTGAAAAAGTAAATATAACCGATTTGGCGTTATCTGCCTACGGGGATGGATATTTGGCGATGGAAATCGCAAGTGCAAGCAATCAGAACATCGTTTACTCTCATCAGTACAGCAATATGTTAACTGCATCTGGAGAAACAGATCGGGCATCTGCCTCATCAAGTGGCTCCAGTATTACAGCAATGAGTTATTACGGTGTAACCATGCTTGTTCTAATCCTGGTATATGGTCTGGCTAACACGATGAACTTTGTACAGGAAGAATACAGTGAAGCGTTGGGGATCGTTATCTGGTTACTCCAATCTCCAAGACAGCGTTAATTATGGGGCAATTTCTGACAGGTGTGACGATATCCATCATGCAAGGAGTAGTCATCGTCGTATGTGCCAAATTGTTTTTCGATGTTAGCTATGGAGATAGCATTATGTTTGTGTTGTTCATTATCCTTGCAGGTGCCATCTTCTTCAATGCGTTGGGATTGCTGCTCGGTGTGATTGCCCGTCGAATCAAGCAAGTGGATGGTCTAGTCACCATATTGATTCCAGTGATGACGTTTGTGGGTGGTGGATTCGTTAAACTGGATATGGGAGAGCTGAGTTCAATAAGTATCAATGAAGTGTTCCAACGTCCTATGTTTGATTATATTCAGCAAGGTGTCATAGATCTGATGCCTGTATTCACAGCGCTTATTACCGCAATGGGATTTCTCCTCATTTCGGTGTACTCCCTGACTAGAAAGGTGGTTCGATAAGGTGCGGGTATTCGAACTATATCTCAAGCGGATTTTCAAACGAAAGCTTACGTTTATCCTGATTTTATTTTTGCCCGTTGTATTTACGTACTCGGTCGTTGCGCAGTATGAGGAAGCGACGAAGGTTACACTTACAATGTATATAGAGGATACAACGGTGAATTCATATGTATCAGACATGCTGAAGAAGCAAAATGTCACCATTACACAGGCCTCATCCGCAGATGATGCCATTCATCATCGTACTAATCTGGGTATCGTGTTTACGCCAACAATTGCGGATATCACTGCTGATCCGGACACACTGAATGTGAGTAGCTATGTGAATGAACAAAGCGTAAATTCGAATTCATTGCAGGTTAAGCTGAACAGTGTATTTTCTGTATTGAAAACACTCGCCAAAAATGCGACAAGCGAACAATCATTAACCACAGGTATGAAAGAAGCCGCTGCAGCGAACGCTCCAATTCTAGTGGAACAGAAGATACTAGGGAATCCTAATGCAGTTGTCTTGACGAGTTCCTTCAATATGATTGTGTTTATTATTATGTTTCTTACGATGACGAACACACTATTATTCCTAGGTGATAAAGTGCATACCACAACCCAACGTCTATTACTGGCTGCGGGTAGCAAATTAAGTTACTATCTACAGACGGTTAGTGTGTTTGCGGTGATTGGTGTGGGACAATTTATACTTATGGTTGCCTTGATGACAGGCGTTTTTCAAATAAATCTTTCCCTATCTGTGTGGGAACTTCTGTTACTCGTGCTAGCCTATGGACTATTAAACATGATTGCAGCAGGACTTGGGTTGCTACTCATAAGTCGTACATCCAAAATGTCTACGGGACGGCTGCTTATTACTGTTGTATCGCTACCTCTGGCGATGCTGGGAGGTACCTTATGGCCAAGTTCAATTATGCCTGAAGGGATGCAGAAGCTGGCACGATTTCTGCCAACCCAGTGGATCACTGAACTGAACAATGATATGTTCAGTGGTTTTACAGGTAATAGTAGTATGGTTGCCGTGCATATCATCAGTTTGTTCGTCTGCGCTGCGATAATTTTCTTATTGCTGACAAGAGTGAGGACAGAAGATATATAATAGATTCGAATTCTCTTAAAGAGGTTGTTCAAAAAGTTCGCTTTTGATTACGAAGGATGCCTGATGGCATCTCAGCGTCAAATATGGGATTCAGCCGAAATAAGTGGATGCTTACGAAGTTTGTTTCCTTCAGAAACAATGTAGTTGCTCACGTAGTTCTGCCTACGCTCCGCTACTCCATTTCTAGCTTCATCCCATCTTCTCGGTACTGAAAACCGTCCTTTTTGAACACGCACTTAAATAGGCTATCTTATCGAATTCTCAGTTAAAGACTGATGAAGGTAGGATAGTCTGTTTCATTGATAAATGTTATATTGTTCCATATAGAGGTTGTTCAAAAAGTCCGCTTTTGATTACGAAGGGTGCGCGAGCGGCATCTCAGCGTCGAATATGGGATTCAGCCGAAATGTCCGTTGCTCACGTAGTTTTGCCTACGCTCCGCTACTCCATTTCTATCTTCACCCCATCTTCTCGGTACTGAAAACCGCCCTTTTTGAACACGCACATATAGGGGTTATCATATATAGAAATTTAGTATAACGTTGAGAGAAGGATTTTGATCATGTTATTGTTTTTGGCCGCCATTATACAGATGGCAACATTTAGCCTGTCCATCCCGATCATGTTGAAGCATCAACTTAGCAAGAAATCGATTGCTTTTATCGTCGTTGGCTCAATCATCATCGGGTACTCACTGTTTGGAGTGATGGGCTCAGCAAGTAGTTTTGTCGTCTTATTCTTCTTGGTCATCAGTTTATATTTTAAGCTGAGAAAGATTCTTCTCAGTATTTTATTTCCAACGATAACGCTGATTTTCATGGTCATCAGTGATTATATGTGCGGGATAATCAATATTAATGTGTTGGGTGGTTCGAGTGCATCCATTCATAATAATATGTTCTATACGGTCATCTATGTAACAGGCATCATGATCATCACATTTCTAATGAGCGCACTTGTCAGAGTACTGCTTACGAAGCTGAAGAACCACGATGCATTTTTTAGAAGATATGGTCTATTTCTTACGATTCTGACCTTCTTCACCGTTGTCATTTTCTACATTAATATATGGATCGGCCAAAGCCAAGGTTTCTCCGATGATAACATTCAAGCGAATAGCATTTTGTTTCTGTTTTATTTTGCCCTACTTATTGGTGTATTTGTGATATTAAGCCGAACGATTATGAAGGAAGCAGCGATGCAGAACCAGCGGGAACAGTACGAGCAATTAACGGAGTACACAGAGAATCTGGAACATTTATACACCGATATGCAGAAATTTAGGCACGATTATATTAATATTCTTCTTAGCATGTCTGAATATATTCGTCATAAAGACATGGATCAGTTACAGACGTATTTTGATGAGAAAATTATGCCGATCAGTCAAGGAATGCGGTCTAATACATACAAACTGGGAGCCTTACATCATCTAAAAGTACAAGAACTAAAAGGCATTATCTCTGCGAAGATGATTAAGGCACAAGAGCTTAACATCGATGCCATCATTGAGGTTGCCGAGCCAATCGAACGTATCCATATGGATGCCGTACCATTATGCCGCTGTGTAGGAATTCTACTGGATAATGCTATCGAAGAAGCGATTCATTGTGAGGTGCCAAGTGTGCATATGGCGATGATTCGCCAAGAACTTGGTATATTAATTGTGGTCAGCAACAGTTGCCGCGAAGAGACACCTGAGTTGTACAAATTGTTTGAGAAGGGTTTTTCAACCAAAGGTAGTAATCGTGGTCTAGGGCTTAGCAATCTAAGAGAAATTGTGTCGCAATACAAGCATGTTATATTGGATACCCATCGTAAAGAAGGAACGTTTATTCAGCTATTGGAAGTATTCGATTCTTCGGTGGGAGGAACTGAGGGCATGGTAGGTTAGGGTTTGGATAAGGAGAGCAGCCAATGGAAGTTTTACTAGGGATTATCGTTCAAGTCTTGTTTCTTATCTTATTTCTGTCTTTCATGTCGGTTCGAACGATGAATATACGTTTTTGTAGTTTACTTCTTGTGGGCGGGACTACGATCGGAATGATGTTGTTTCCTTGGATTGGGGCATCCGCCATATTCGGTGTCGTAATCTATTTCTATGCATGTTTACATTGGAAAACAAAAGAGATGTTGTGGAGTATCATTTTCCCTGTTATTTCTGTACTCGTATCAGTAGTAGGTGAGTATCTGTTTGGTCTCCTCAAAATAAACATGTTTCATCATTCAATGAATGCTAACACTTCGAGTTTAATGATAACCATTGTAAATTTAATAGGTAGTGGATTGTTATCCATGGCTATGCTACTTACCGGGCTTCACTTCGTTAAACGATTTAGAGGCAAACTGATCTTGAAGAGGTACAGTGTATTATTTAGCGTAGTCTGTATCTTTACCTTAATCATTTTCTACATCAATATATGGATTGGAGAGCGGCAAGGCTTCTCGGATGATAACATCCAAGCAAATAGTATTTTGTTTCTGTTTTATTTTGCCCTACTGATTGGAGTGTTTGTAATATTGTCGCGAACGATCAGGAAGGAAGCGGCTATGCAGAACCAGCGGGAGCAGTACGAGCAATTAACAGAATACACAGAGAATCTGGAACATTTATATACCGATATGCAGAAGTTTAGGCACGATTATATTAATATTCTTCTTAGTATGTCTGAATACATTCGTCATAAGGATATGGATCAGTTACAGGCCTATTTTGAACACAAAATTATGCCAATCAGTCAAGGGATGCAGTCCAATACATATAAACTGGGAGCCTTACATCATCTAAAAGTACAAGAACTAAAAGGCATTATCTCTGCTAAGATGATTAAGGCACAGGAGCTTAACATCGATGCCATCATTGAGGTTGCCGAGCCGATCGAACGTATCCATATGGATGCCGTACCATTATGCCGTTGTGTAGGAATTCTACTGGATAATGCCATCGAAGAGGCGATTCATTGTGAGGTGCCAACTGTGCATATGGCGTTGATTCGCCAAGAACTTGGGACATTAATTGTGGTGAGCAACAGTTGCCGCGAAGAGACACCTGAGTTGTACAAGCTGTTTGAGAAGGGTTTTTCAACCAAAGGTAGTGATCGTGGTCTAGGGCTTAGCAATCTAAGAGAGATGGTTGCACAATATAAAGGGGTAGTGCTGGATACCCAGCGTAGAGAGAGCACGTTTATTCAGCTCTTGGAAGTGTTCGAGAATTAAAGCACAGAGGAGATGTGGCATATGTTAGAGATTTTTATCTGTGAGGACGATGAGGAGCAACGTAAACGTCTAACCAAATATGTGTCCGATTACATCATGATAGAGAATCTGGACATGAAGGTTGTGATCTCTACTGCACACTCCAAAGACATTATTAATCATTTACAGCAGAATGATACAACCGGTTTATATTTTCTAGATGTTGATCTACAGGAAGAAAAAAGTGGAATAGCGCTGGGCGCGGAGATTCGCCAATATGATACGCAAGGTGCGATCGTATTCATAACCACACATCCAGAATTAACGTATCTGACATTTACATATAAAGTGGAAGCGATGGACTATATCACAAAGGATCAGTTTACCGACATTCAGAAACGGGTTATTGACTGCATTGATACGGCGTATCATCGCTACATGCAAAACAAGCATAATCATCGGAAATTGTTTCAAACCAAGATGGGAGATAAAGTGATCAGCATTGAGTACAATGACATTCTATTTTTTGAAACCTCCTCCCAACTTCATAAAATCATCCTGCATGCCCACAATCGTCAGGTTGAATTCTATGGGAAGTTAAAGGCGTTACCTGAGATGGACAATCGCTTCTATCGCTGCCACAATTCTTATGTGGTTAACAAAGATAATATCGCTGAAATTGACATTACTAAGCGGGAAATCCGAATGGTTAATGGACAAATCTGCTATGCCTCCAGTCGGTTTCTAAAAGGGCTGAAGGATATTGTCCCAAAATAAGCATATAACATAACCACACAATATGAAGCAAACAGAATAACCTTCTTACGATTACCTAAGTCAGGTCATACGATAAGAAGGTTATTTTAGTTTAAAATTTAGAGAACAGTAATCTATTACTGTTCCTCGCGGTAGCTCTCCGTCGATTCTAGGTATGTTTGCTTAGATTCCATAAAAAGATTTTCTGTAGCCGAGAAACTAATGATCGCAAAGTGATCTGGATAATCAAGGATGGTGTACATGTAGATGTGGTTGACGTTGTCCATCGTAGAAAGTATCTCAAACTGGAAGCCTGGTCTTCCATCAATTTCGACAGCCACTTTATCGGTTTAGTGACATCATCCGAGAACTCAGTCTGGCGTTCGATGTAGTCATCAACGTACTCTTCGAGTGTTGTACCTGGATCGGACCAAGATTTGGGACTTTGCAGACTTATGAAATATTCCTCACCGCTTAAGGAGGTTGCTTCCAGTTTGGCATCAATAATTATTCTAAAATCACTTTCCCAATCTGAAGGGATACGAATGGAGGTCTTCCCGTCCTCTGATTTAATAACTTTGGTAGAACCAGAAGTCGATTCGGTTTCAACAACAGCAGGCTGATCGTTCAGGATTCGCATGGATTGGGCAAGCTGGGTGAAGAATTTCCGATCGGTATCATTCAATTCACGCTGGCGGGTGAAGTTAAGATGATAGAAGTGATTCTCCTTCTCCAGCGAGGCACTGATGATGTAACTTGTCCCTGTAGGCAACGTCATTTTTCCTTCAGTAAGGTAGGCTTCTTCTGAATCAATTGTCATACTTCCCGTTCGTTTCGATTCATATGTACTGCCTCAGCGAAAGAGAACTCATCTTCCCATTTGTCTATAAGATCCTCAAGAGATGCTTCCGCTGTATCTTCTCGGCTTACTCGTTCAATCATGATCGCGCTCTCGCCGTCTTTATCCATGGCAGCCAATAAATTTGGTGTTCCTAATT
It includes:
- a CDS encoding ABC transporter ATP-binding protein, yielding MQTVFAGENIQFSYNKKKPVLKQLSISVGDRQIYGLLGPNGAGKSTLTRVMLGLDKPQSGKIQWFNEYLNASTNKRVGYVPQDLALIYDLSAYENVLFFGKLYGLKGERLKNQVRFALEFVGLWEERKQKPKKFSGGMKRRLNIACGIVHNPDVIILDEPTVGVDPQSRNRILDAITELNQLGTTVIYISHYMEEVEKICSHVGIMDDGQLLCQGKLHDVIQEYTDQAIIRLELQQKSTAYAKQLEDYVVLLSDGNRVELGVPKNDINTLSQIRESFGEDMKSFQYITPNLEQVFFQLTRKNLRD
- a CDS encoding ABC transporter permease gives rise to the protein MRVFELYLKRIFKRKLTFILILFLPVVFTYSVVAQYEEATKVTLTMYIEDTTVNSYVSDMLKKQNVTITQASSADDAIHHRTNLGIVFTPTIADITADPDTLNVSSYVNEQSVNSNSLQVKLNSVFSVLKTLAKNATSEQSLTTGMKEAAAANAPILVEQKILGNPNAVVLTSSFNMIVFIIMFLTMTNTLLFLGDKVHTTTQRLLLAAGSKLSYYLQTVSVFAVIGVGQFILMVALMTGVFQINLSLSVWELLLLVLAYGLLNMIAAGLGLLLISRTSKMSTGRLLITVVSLPLAMLGGTLWPSSIMPEGMQKLARFLPTQWITELNNDMFSGFTGNSSMVAVHIISLFVCAAIIFLLLTRVRTEDI
- a CDS encoding ABC transporter permease, which produces MGQFLTGVTISIMQGVVIVVCAKLFFDVSYGDSIMFVLFIILAGAIFFNALGLLLGVIARRIKQVDGLVTILIPVMTFVGGGFVKLDMGELSSISINEVFQRPMFDYIQQGVIDLMPVFTALITAMGFLLISVYSLTRKVVR
- a CDS encoding sensor histidine kinase, coding for MLLFLAAIIQMATFSLSIPIMLKHQLSKKSIAFIVVGSIIIGYSLFGVMGSASSFVVLFFLVISLYFKLRKILLSILFPTITLIFMVISDYMCGIININVLGGSSASIHNNMFYTVIYVTGIMIITFLMSALVRVLLTKLKNHDAFFRRYGLFLTILTFFTVVIFYINIWIGQSQGFSDDNIQANSILFLFYFALLIGVFVILSRTIMKEAAMQNQREQYEQLTEYTENLEHLYTDMQKFRHDYINILLSMSEYIRHKDMDQLQTYFDEKIMPISQGMRSNTYKLGALHHLKVQELKGIISAKMIKAQELNIDAIIEVAEPIERIHMDAVPLCRCVGILLDNAIEEAIHCEVPSVHMAMIRQELGILIVVSNSCREETPELYKLFEKGFSTKGSNRGLGLSNLREIVSQYKHVILDTHRKEGTFIQLLEVFDSSVGGTEGMVG
- a CDS encoding GHKL domain-containing protein — encoded protein: MEVLLGIIVQVLFLILFLSFMSVRTMNIRFCSLLLVGGTTIGMMLFPWIGASAIFGVVIYFYACLHWKTKEMLWSIIFPVISVLVSVVGEYLFGLLKINMFHHSMNANTSSLMITIVNLIGSGLLSMAMLLTGLHFVKRFRGKLILKRYSVLFSVVCIFTLIIFYINIWIGERQGFSDDNIQANSILFLFYFALLIGVFVILSRTIRKEAAMQNQREQYEQLTEYTENLEHLYTDMQKFRHDYINILLSMSEYIRHKDMDQLQAYFEHKIMPISQGMQSNTYKLGALHHLKVQELKGIISAKMIKAQELNIDAIIEVAEPIERIHMDAVPLCRCVGILLDNAIEEAIHCEVPTVHMALIRQELGTLIVVSNSCREETPELYKLFEKGFSTKGSDRGLGLSNLREMVAQYKGVVLDTQRRESTFIQLLEVFEN
- a CDS encoding ABC transporter permease, translated to MWTIFATSMKRKLQNPVVFVNYILLPLLLILILGNALSGVFQSEDQESKHSLIPQISTVVVNEDDGEVGKNVVAFLSSSANEEMFDIQIQTSSETAMKMLESGQVEQFIYLPSDLTLDYEAHQIGNITVYGKDNHIEKVNITDLALSAYGDGYLAMEIASASNQNIVYSHQYSNMLTASGETDRASASSSGSSITAMSYYGVTMLVLILVYGLANTMNFVQEEYSEALGIVIWLLQSPRQR
- a CDS encoding PsbP-related protein produces the protein MAKHVTKGIVCTTILSLSAMATLTGCSEPSTPSYVSEPTINSESIVSSKDAVEKLVTFYPQQKELSVSLPSEWEVVTEEISPSLLKLATKDQTKSLRIDRVNREDYIPDMSLTDYMVRHQENINAAQESVDTSDEVIRTSQLIIDQKEAYVKEGRTKYGKHQFGYITAFLETDQHFYIITYTKMYQFTAVDQEFFEQQVAKHLRILNDQPTDYSTSSTELVAHQGKYAQFQISTPSNWQVHEFDLSESALDISLAENNEQLSIYLASKDEFSSDLTLEDYGRYVAEVYADGKDTPIPEMIPVEINGLKGIQLEGHYVDNKRQTAELRTILESPKHFVEIIFYTTESRFDRVKKDYEMYTSTYVEPEK
- a CDS encoding LytTR family DNA-binding domain-containing protein encodes the protein MLEIFICEDDEEQRKRLTKYVSDYIMIENLDMKVVISTAHSKDIINHLQQNDTTGLYFLDVDLQEEKSGIALGAEIRQYDTQGAIVFITTHPELTYLTFTYKVEAMDYITKDQFTDIQKRVIDCIDTAYHRYMQNKHNHRKLFQTKMGDKVISIEYNDILFFETSSQLHKIILHAHNRQVEFYGKLKALPEMDNRFYRCHNSYVVNKDNIAEIDITKREIRMVNGQICYASSRFLKGLKDIVPK